A part of Thermococcus sp. SY098 genomic DNA contains:
- a CDS encoding DUF996 domain-containing protein codes for MTLSQAKMYGGIGAILALVGGAVPRLGSALSIVGIVLILLAVKEISNETGDEAIFKNYLISFILQIGAFLALIIAIIAVLGTSIIAMGGPRAFEHEMQNFGAIMTIIGSILVGFVIFWIMFSLGSYYLKKSYEMIAEHTGVELFKTTGLLYFIGALTAIILIGLLIIFVARILEIVAYFSLPEELPSKQNSVIV; via the coding sequence ATGACACTGAGTCAAGCCAAGATGTATGGAGGAATTGGCGCGATTTTAGCATTAGTAGGCGGTGCAGTTCCAAGGCTGGGTAGTGCCCTAAGCATAGTCGGCATTGTGCTCATTCTCTTAGCTGTGAAAGAAATTTCGAATGAAACCGGCGATGAAGCAATTTTCAAGAACTACCTCATCTCGTTCATTCTCCAGATCGGTGCGTTTCTTGCGTTAATAATCGCCATCATAGCAGTTCTTGGAACATCGATAATAGCAATGGGCGGTCCAAGAGCATTTGAGCATGAAATGCAGAATTTTGGAGCAATAATGACAATCATAGGGAGCATTCTTGTGGGCTTTGTGATTTTCTGGATTATGTTTTCCTTAGGCTCATACTATTTAAAGAAAAGCTATGAGATGATAGCCGAACATACAGGAGTTGAGCTCTTTAAAACAACTGGACTGCTGTACTTCATAGGAGCTCTGACTGCAATAATACTCATTGGATTATTGATAATTTTTGTAGCGAGAATCCTTGAAATTGTGGCTTACTTCTCTCTTCCAGAAGAGTTGCCATCCAAGCAGAACTCGGTAATAGTCTGA
- a CDS encoding archaeosine biosynthesis radical SAM protein RaSEA, whose protein sequence is MSYWTSEDNVAGRKGVALFIILPTVGCYRYRIGQACYMCSYPASAPKSPWDQEEIIEYVKGALKKIEGKERVAVRIFTSGSFLDDGELKPETRKKIFKLLAEYDNIKEIVIESRSELVRYNAVKELADIAEDRHFEVAIGLETANNDIADVCINKGNTFEQFVNASEEIRSAGAKVKTYLLLKPIFLSERDGIEDVKESIKKAAPYTDTFSINITNIQKGTVYERLWEKREYRPPWLWSVVKILKWAKMAFPEKRILSDPVGAGSKRGPHNCGECDKMIADAIRKFSTTQELKYLEDLEHECIAEWEYIVQEGLLDWQLLTY, encoded by the coding sequence ATGAGTTATTGGACAAGTGAGGACAACGTTGCTGGAAGAAAAGGGGTTGCATTGTTCATAATCCTACCAACCGTTGGGTGTTATCGTTACAGAATAGGGCAAGCCTGCTACATGTGCTCATATCCTGCATCTGCTCCTAAGAGCCCATGGGATCAAGAGGAGATAATTGAATACGTTAAAGGGGCACTTAAGAAGATTGAAGGAAAAGAAAGAGTTGCTGTGAGAATTTTTACTTCTGGTTCATTTCTTGACGACGGTGAGCTTAAACCAGAGACGAGAAAAAAGATTTTCAAACTTTTGGCTGAGTATGATAATATCAAGGAAATTGTGATTGAATCAAGATCGGAGCTTGTGAGATACAATGCCGTTAAGGAACTTGCAGATATTGCCGAAGACAGGCATTTTGAAGTTGCAATTGGACTTGAGACCGCAAACAATGATATAGCGGATGTATGTATAAACAAGGGCAATACTTTTGAACAATTTGTCAATGCCAGTGAAGAAATAAGAAGTGCTGGTGCGAAGGTTAAAACATATCTCCTCCTAAAGCCAATTTTCCTAAGCGAGAGGGATGGAATTGAAGATGTAAAAGAGAGCATAAAAAAAGCCGCCCCTTATACTGATACATTTTCTATAAACATCACAAACATACAAAAGGGTACAGTTTATGAAAGACTCTGGGAAAAACGGGAATACAGACCCCCTTGGCTGTGGAGTGTTGTTAAAATATTAAAATGGGCAAAAATGGCATTTCCGGAAAAAAGAATCCTCAGCGATCCAGTAGGAGCTGGCTCAAAAAGAGGTCCCCATAATTGCGGGGAGTGTGATAAGATGATTGCCGATGCAATAAGGAAGTTTTCAACAACCCAAGAACTCAAATATCTTGAGGATCTCGAGCATGAATGCATAGCGGAGTGGGAATATATAGTTCAAGAGGGACTCTTAGACTGGCAGTTACTCACTTATTAA
- a CDS encoding 2-oxoglutarate ferredoxin oxidoreductase subunit delta, translating into MADVEIKTEGYLTIGKTDQVEIDVDTFLCKGCGICVELCPRKVFEWSKELSEKGVHYPVPVHADKCVKCKLCELLCPDFAIAVRW; encoded by the coding sequence ATGGCAGATGTCGAAATTAAGACGGAGGGCTATCTCACCATAGGAAAAACTGACCAGGTGGAAATTGACGTCGATACTTTTCTTTGCAAAGGCTGCGGGATCTGTGTTGAGCTTTGCCCAAGAAAAGTCTTTGAATGGAGCAAAGAGCTGAGCGAAAAAGGTGTTCATTATCCTGTTCCAGTTCACGCTGATAAATGCGTTAAATGCAAGCTCTGTGAACTCTTGTGTCCAGATTTCGCCATAGCTGTTAGGTGGTAG
- a CDS encoding 2-oxoacid:acceptor oxidoreductase subunit alpha, with protein MIIQGDEPEQIRLLRKLYPKGNYFMQGDEAIAYGAIFAGCRFYAGYPITPASEIAETMAKELPKVKGYYIQMEDEIGSIAAIIGASWTGLKSMTATSGPGFSLMQENLGYAIMTETPIVVVDVQRSGPSTGQATKGAQGDFFQARWGTHGDHPIVAISPISVEDSFWETIRAFNISEKLRIPVILLADGIIGHTREQIRIPDPEEVEIVYRKLPKNEEEAKYPFGDVDGSLIPPMPLFGRGYFTHVTGSTHKETGLRDVYTPEVHIKLVNRLHKKIEKHEKEIEKWEEYFTDDMEILVVSWGVSARPSLGAVLKAREEGIKVGLFIPKTVHPFPGKKVKELAKKVRAIIVPEMNLGQLILEVQRYVNDDVILKGVNKIGGVPLTVEEILREIRGV; from the coding sequence ATGATTATTCAGGGTGATGAACCAGAGCAGATTAGACTTTTAAGAAAGCTTTACCCTAAGGGGAACTATTTCATGCAAGGTGACGAGGCAATAGCGTATGGGGCGATCTTTGCGGGCTGTAGATTCTATGCGGGCTATCCAATAACACCAGCAAGTGAAATTGCCGAGACAATGGCAAAAGAATTGCCAAAAGTTAAGGGGTATTACATCCAAATGGAGGATGAGATTGGGAGTATTGCTGCTATCATTGGTGCTTCTTGGACCGGATTAAAATCGATGACTGCTACAAGTGGCCCTGGATTCAGCCTGATGCAGGAAAATCTTGGCTATGCTATTATGACTGAAACTCCAATAGTTGTAGTTGACGTCCAGAGAAGCGGACCATCAACTGGACAAGCAACAAAAGGTGCCCAGGGAGACTTTTTCCAAGCAAGATGGGGAACCCATGGAGACCATCCAATTGTTGCTATTTCACCAATAAGCGTTGAAGACTCGTTCTGGGAAACAATAAGGGCATTCAACATCTCTGAAAAGCTTAGGATTCCGGTTATTCTGCTTGCTGATGGTATAATTGGACATACAAGAGAGCAGATAAGAATTCCAGATCCGGAGGAAGTTGAGATAGTTTACAGAAAGCTCCCCAAAAATGAGGAAGAAGCCAAATATCCATTTGGTGATGTTGATGGCTCCCTAATTCCTCCAATGCCTCTCTTTGGTCGCGGTTACTTCACTCATGTAACAGGCTCAACTCACAAAGAGACAGGTTTGAGGGATGTTTACACTCCAGAGGTTCACATAAAACTTGTAAACCGCTTGCACAAGAAGATTGAGAAGCACGAAAAGGAGATAGAGAAGTGGGAAGAGTATTTCACCGATGATATGGAAATCCTCGTTGTAAGCTGGGGAGTTTCAGCTCGTCCCTCTCTTGGTGCTGTTCTCAAGGCAAGAGAAGAGGGCATAAAAGTTGGACTCTTCATTCCAAAGACCGTACACCCGTTCCCAGGTAAAAAAGTTAAAGAGCTTGCAAAGAAGGTCAGAGCGATTATCGTCCCAGAGATGAACCTTGGGCAGCTAATCCTCGAAGTGCAGCGCTATGTGAACGATGACGTAATTCTAAAGGGAGTTAACAAGATCGGTGGAGTTCCTTTAACGGTTGAAGAAATTCTCCGCGAGATAAGGGGTGTGTGA
- a CDS encoding 2-oxoacid:ferredoxin oxidoreductase subunit beta: MAKEIYTKYKMARYLRKEALPTALCPGCGGGTVLNAFANAVDQLKIDPRDLVVVSGIGCSAWIASPYFLADTLHTTHGRAIAFATGVKVGLPDKKVVVISGDGDLAGIGGNHLIHAARRNIDITVILVNNFIYGMTGGQVAPTTPFGAKTTTTPYRNIEHPLNIAEVVAEAGASYVARWTTAHVYQLIESIKRALQVKGFSLVEVISQCPVQYGRRNKMKEPAEMLRWFLKNSIPISKAKSMSKEELEGKFVIGEFVNRQRPEFTEELNNLIEEVAEHFGLGDEDAD, from the coding sequence ATGGCCAAGGAGATTTACACCAAATATAAAATGGCAAGATATCTGAGAAAAGAGGCTTTGCCGACAGCTTTATGCCCCGGATGTGGTGGTGGCACTGTTCTCAATGCCTTTGCAAATGCAGTTGACCAGCTCAAGATTGACCCAAGGGATTTGGTTGTTGTGAGCGGAATTGGCTGTTCAGCCTGGATTGCGTCACCGTACTTCTTAGCTGACACCCTTCATACAACCCACGGAAGGGCAATAGCCTTTGCAACAGGTGTTAAGGTTGGTCTGCCAGATAAAAAGGTCGTCGTGATTAGTGGAGACGGCGATTTAGCTGGGATTGGAGGAAATCATCTCATTCACGCGGCGAGAAGAAATATTGACATAACAGTCATCTTGGTGAACAACTTCATTTACGGAATGACTGGCGGTCAAGTGGCTCCAACAACGCCTTTTGGTGCCAAAACTACAACAACCCCCTACAGGAACATAGAGCATCCTTTGAACATAGCCGAAGTTGTGGCTGAAGCTGGAGCGAGTTATGTTGCAAGGTGGACAACTGCTCACGTTTACCAGCTCATTGAGAGCATAAAGAGAGCTCTCCAAGTGAAGGGCTTTTCACTTGTTGAGGTCATCTCACAATGTCCAGTCCAGTATGGCAGGAGGAATAAGATGAAAGAACCGGCTGAGATGCTCAGATGGTTCCTTAAGAACTCCATACCAATAAGCAAGGCAAAGAGCATGAGCAAAGAAGAATTAGAGGGCAAATTTGTGATTGGAGAATTTGTTAACAGACAAAGACCAGAGTTTACGGAAGAGCTTAATAATCTGATTGAAGAAGTTGCCGAGCACTTTGGTCTGGGTGATGAAGATGCAGATTAG
- a CDS encoding 2-oxoacid:ferredoxin oxidoreductase subunit gamma, whose product MQIRLAGIGGQGVVLAGVILGEAAAIEGLNVVQTQDYSSASRGGHSIADVIISKEPIYDLIVTKADVLVALAQLGYDTTKDSLRKDGLLIIDTDLVKPDREFIGAPFTRLAEEKTGLALTVNMVALGYLVAKTGVVKKESVEEAIRRRVPKGTEDINLKAFRVGYEEGSK is encoded by the coding sequence ATGCAGATTAGGCTTGCCGGTATAGGTGGGCAGGGTGTTGTTTTGGCAGGTGTAATTTTGGGTGAAGCCGCTGCAATTGAAGGACTAAATGTTGTTCAGACTCAAGATTACAGCTCAGCTTCAAGAGGTGGACACTCAATAGCTGATGTTATCATTTCAAAGGAACCAATCTACGACTTGATTGTCACCAAGGCTGATGTTCTTGTGGCTTTGGCTCAGCTTGGCTATGACACTACAAAAGACTCACTCAGAAAAGATGGGCTTTTGATAATCGATACCGATTTGGTTAAGCCAGATAGAGAGTTTATTGGGGCTCCTTTTACAAGATTGGCGGAGGAAAAAACAGGACTGGCTTTGACAGTCAATATGGTGGCTCTTGGTTATCTGGTTGCCAAAACTGGAGTTGTTAAGAAAGAGAGTGTTGAAGAGGCCATAAGGAGGAGAGTTCCAAAAGGAACCGAAGATATTAATCTGAAAGCTTTTAGGGTTGGTTATGAGGAGGGATCGAAATGA
- a CDS encoding 2-oxoacid:acceptor oxidoreductase subunit alpha, translated as MKYPFPVGKSDFIQGDEAIARAAILAGCRFYAGYPITPASEIFEAMALYMPLVDGVSIQMEDELASIAAIIGASWVGAKAMTATSGPGFSLMMENLGYAIMTETPIVVVDVQRSGPSTGQPTLAAQGDVMQAIWGTHGDHSLIVLTPATVQEAFDMTIRAFNLAEKYRTPAILLTDAEVGHMREKVDIPNPEDIELVYRKLPSNEEEAKYPFGDIHGDLIPPMPIFGKGYRTYVTGLTHDEKGRPKTVDAEIHRKLIERIVNKIEKNKKDIIDYETFDLDDAEVAIISYGIVARSAIRAVKMLRSEGIKAGLLKLNVVWPFDFEMIEKIAEQVNAIYVPEMNLGQVYHLVKEGANGKARVELIPKIGGEVHTPQEIVKAVKRCEKCI; from the coding sequence ATGAAATATCCATTTCCCGTTGGCAAAAGTGATTTTATACAGGGTGATGAAGCTATAGCAAGGGCTGCAATTTTAGCGGGGTGTAGATTTTATGCAGGTTACCCAATAACTCCCGCAAGTGAGATTTTTGAAGCAATGGCTCTCTACATGCCCCTTGTCGATGGTGTATCTATTCAAATGGAAGATGAATTAGCAAGCATTGCTGCTATTATTGGTGCCTCATGGGTTGGAGCTAAAGCAATGACTGCCACAAGTGGTCCAGGCTTTAGTTTGATGATGGAGAACTTAGGTTATGCCATTATGACTGAAACACCTATAGTCGTTGTTGACGTTCAGAGGAGTGGTCCCTCGACGGGGCAGCCCACTTTAGCAGCTCAAGGTGATGTTATGCAAGCAATTTGGGGAACTCACGGAGACCACAGCTTAATAGTATTAACCCCTGCAACCGTTCAGGAAGCTTTTGATATGACCATTAGGGCATTTAACTTGGCTGAAAAGTACAGAACACCAGCTATTCTGCTTACGGATGCTGAAGTTGGACACATGCGTGAAAAAGTTGACATACCTAATCCAGAAGATATAGAATTAGTTTATCGCAAGTTGCCCTCAAATGAAGAGGAAGCAAAGTATCCATTTGGTGATATTCACGGTGATTTAATACCTCCAATGCCGATCTTTGGAAAAGGCTATCGCACCTATGTTACCGGACTTACCCACGATGAGAAAGGGAGACCAAAGACAGTAGATGCCGAAATTCACCGCAAGCTTATTGAAAGAATTGTAAACAAGATTGAAAAGAACAAAAAAGATATCATCGATTATGAAACTTTTGATCTTGATGATGCTGAAGTAGCAATAATAAGCTATGGAATCGTTGCTCGTTCTGCAATTAGGGCTGTAAAGATGCTCCGCAGTGAGGGAATTAAGGCAGGCTTGCTTAAGCTCAACGTTGTATGGCCTTTTGACTTTGAGATGATCGAAAAGATAGCAGAGCAGGTAAATGCAATTTACGTTCCGGAGATGAACCTCGGGCAGGTGTACCATCTTGTCAAAGAAGGAGCAAATGGAAAAGCAAGAGTTGAACTTATTCCGAAGATTGGTGGAGAAGTTCATACACCTCAGGAGATTGTTAAAGCCGTTAAGAGGTGTGAGAAATGTATCTGA
- a CDS encoding 2-oxoacid:ferredoxin oxidoreductase subunit beta → MYLKLSYEIRDKYLRKDMLPTIFCPGCGIGSVLQYTLRAIDELGWSKDEVVWVSGIGCSSRVPGFVDFDGLHTTHGRALAFATGIKMANPDLKVIAFMGDGDTAAIGGNHFIHAIRRNLDVTVILINNFTYGMTGGQVAPTTLKGLRGTTAPYGSFENPFDIAELAVAAGANYVARWTVFNYIQGINSIKKALQKKGFSLVEFLSPCPISFGRRNRMKTAPELIKWYNKITVPISKAKNMSPEELEGKIIIGEFVDRDRPSLDEEYEAYKKRAKKIMGWEE, encoded by the coding sequence ATGTATCTGAAGCTCAGCTATGAAATTAGAGACAAATATCTAAGAAAGGACATGCTTCCAACGATTTTCTGTCCTGGCTGTGGTATTGGTTCAGTTTTACAATACACACTGAGGGCAATCGATGAGCTCGGTTGGAGCAAAGATGAGGTAGTTTGGGTGAGCGGAATTGGATGTTCGTCAAGAGTTCCAGGATTTGTGGACTTTGATGGTCTGCACACAACTCACGGAAGAGCTTTAGCCTTTGCCACTGGAATAAAGATGGCAAATCCAGATTTGAAGGTCATAGCATTTATGGGAGATGGAGACACAGCAGCAATTGGCGGAAACCACTTCATCCATGCAATCAGGAGGAATTTGGATGTCACTGTAATACTCATCAACAACTTCACATATGGAATGACGGGAGGACAAGTAGCACCAACTACACTTAAAGGACTTAGAGGAACCACGGCACCATACGGAAGCTTTGAAAATCCATTTGACATCGCTGAACTTGCTGTTGCCGCTGGGGCAAACTATGTCGCAAGATGGACTGTCTTTAACTATATTCAGGGTATAAACAGCATAAAGAAAGCTTTACAAAAGAAAGGTTTCAGCTTAGTTGAGTTCCTTTCACCCTGCCCAATCAGCTTCGGAAGGAGAAACAGAATGAAAACTGCCCCCGAGCTGATAAAGTGGTACAACAAGATTACAGTGCCAATAAGCAAAGCAAAGAACATGAGCCCAGAGGAACTTGAAGGTAAGATTATTATTGGTGAATTTGTTGACAGGGACAGGCCGAGCTTGGATGAGGAATACGAAGCGTACAAGAAAAGGGCAAAGAAGATAATGGGGTGGGAAGAATGA
- a CDS encoding 2-oxoacid:ferredoxin oxidoreductase subunit gamma, producing MRKEVLISGFGGQGVILASVILGRAAAVYEGLYAVQTQSYGPESRGGASKAEVVISDEPIDYPKTLRPDYAVFLSQEAYQKYLTHLKEGAILIIEKDLIPHRNEEVEKKLKLKVYALPLTKIAEETTGLSLTMNILALGLFVALTEIVSREAIEKAVLDAVPKGTEQINLKALHKGFELGEKALKGEL from the coding sequence ATGAGGAAAGAAGTCCTCATCAGCGGTTTTGGCGGTCAGGGTGTCATCTTGGCAAGTGTAATTCTCGGAAGAGCTGCAGCAGTTTATGAGGGTCTTTACGCTGTTCAAACTCAGTCCTATGGTCCCGAGTCAAGAGGTGGGGCAAGCAAGGCTGAAGTTGTTATAAGTGATGAACCAATTGACTATCCAAAAACTTTACGTCCAGATTATGCAGTTTTCTTATCACAAGAAGCCTACCAAAAATACCTCACTCATCTAAAGGAGGGCGCCATACTAATCATCGAGAAGGATTTGATCCCACACAGAAATGAAGAAGTCGAGAAAAAATTGAAGCTCAAAGTTTATGCTTTGCCACTTACTAAAATTGCTGAAGAAACAACAGGACTGAGCTTAACGATGAACATTTTGGCATTGGGGTTATTTGTTGCATTAACTGAAATTGTAAGCAGAGAAGCAATAGAGAAGGCAGTTTTGGATGCTGTTCCAAAAGGAACAGAGCAGATAAACCTGAAAGCTCTCCACAAGGGATTTGAGCTTGGAGAAAAAGCTCTAAAAGGCGAGCTTTAA
- a CDS encoding DUF192 domain-containing protein produces MLINETKNRVWHGKVKLADTFFKRFKGLMLTPHVNYALVFILPAETRANASIHMFFMLQSIDVIFLNSAREVVDFKKAKPWRVYIPREAAKYIIEGPHGIIKALEVAIGDKLSWIVEDEKEKAVPSPSNVINGVSFKKINGTISLAEPKPKLKEP; encoded by the coding sequence ATGCTAATCAACGAAACTAAGAACAGGGTGTGGCACGGAAAAGTCAAATTGGCGGACACTTTTTTTAAAAGGTTTAAAGGTTTAATGCTTACTCCCCACGTCAATTATGCTCTTGTGTTCATTCTGCCAGCCGAAACAAGGGCAAATGCTTCAATACACATGTTTTTCATGCTTCAGAGCATTGATGTCATATTTCTGAACTCAGCAAGAGAAGTTGTAGATTTCAAAAAAGCCAAGCCATGGCGTGTTTACATCCCCAGGGAAGCTGCAAAATACATTATTGAGGGACCCCACGGAATTATCAAAGCTCTTGAGGTGGCAATAGGAGATAAACTAAGCTGGATAGTGGAAGATGAAAAGGAAAAAGCTGTGCCCTCACCAAGTAATGTTATTAATGGAGTGTCATTTAAGAAAATTAACGGAACGATAAGCTTAGCTGAGCCGAAGCCAAAGCTTAAAGAGCCGTGA
- a CDS encoding nucleotidyltransferase domain-containing protein, whose translation MEFLECIKKRIIQDDELKNGLYSLIIYGSFVRGDFLENVSDLDFFAVIIKDESIIPKLKQVLEDCIKEVNAVEVDLAWEYLENIGDPLRKGVPFKFLTIYQEDFLENHIVVYGKDIADVLPKYKFEDLLDWRIERILKLIKRSKGNTKLMHILAGETARLLALINGAKSLRKNDIMNILEKIQDEEAIEIYRAYLDGRKLKFDENFLVRFIESRMTKTKMERQC comes from the coding sequence ATGGAGTTTTTAGAGTGCATTAAAAAGCGGATCATCCAAGATGATGAGCTAAAAAATGGGCTTTATTCCTTAATCATTTATGGTTCATTTGTAAGGGGAGATTTTCTCGAAAATGTAAGCGATTTGGACTTTTTTGCAGTGATAATAAAAGACGAGTCAATTATCCCAAAGCTTAAGCAGGTCTTGGAGGATTGCATCAAGGAAGTCAATGCCGTTGAAGTTGACTTGGCATGGGAATATCTGGAGAATATAGGCGATCCACTGAGAAAAGGAGTTCCTTTCAAGTTTTTGACCATCTATCAAGAAGATTTTCTTGAAAACCACATCGTCGTTTACGGCAAGGATATAGCAGATGTTCTGCCAAAATATAAATTTGAGGATCTTCTGGACTGGAGAATAGAGCGAATTTTAAAGCTGATCAAGAGATCTAAGGGGAATACAAAGCTGATGCATATATTAGCTGGAGAAACCGCAAGACTTTTAGCCCTAATTAATGGAGCAAAAAGCCTCAGAAAGAATGATATTATGAACATTCTTGAGAAGATTCAAGATGAGGAGGCAATTGAGATTTATAGGGCCTATCTGGATGGAAGAAAACTTAAGTTTGATGAGAACTTCCTTGTGAGGTTCATAGAGTCAAGAATGACAAAGACAAAAATGGAAAGGCAATGTTAA